The genomic DNA GAACGCttgaatgcatgtattgggcctcgtaagctcgcataagggacagattgcatgtgaaaagaaaattttttaattatttgagatttcatggccctgtttagtatggaagtgttagcaaaagtcaggtaacacctcgaaccccgtcccggcgtcagatgagggcgaggggtgttacatgaaggattgatattctgtgtgtactcctcctccatttgaatagCACcttattactggatgtacctgagtagaactatacaaaccgtcaatctttttatttaatagttctacctggttagatagcatagtaattgcgtcgaggttgaaaacaccggctgcttttgtcggctttgttctcatgacttgccagtgatagttattcagtgacatctcttcaataaattcataagcctcatcaggtgttttgttgtttaaagtttCACCAGCGGCTGCATCGATGAGTTGTCTTGTTGAGGGGTTTACAccgttgtaaaaagtctgaacctacagccatagaggtaacccatggtaagggcacaTTCTtaataggtccttgtatctctctcatgcatcatacagggtttctagatccatctgcataaaagaagagatatcattcattagtttagccgttttagccggcggaaaatattttagtaaaaaattttcggtcatttgttcccaagttgtgattgacccttgtggtaacgagttcaaccattgtttagctttagTCCTCAATGAGAATGAAAACAACCGAAGGcgtatggcatcgtcagaaaagccattgatcttaaaagtgtcgcagaactccagaaaattcgccaaataagtgtttggatcctcgtactgcaaaccatcaaactgaagaaactgttgtatcatttgaatcgtgttaagtttcagtttaaaattatttgcagcaataataggtctaactatactcgattcagctcctgttaaagtaggtttagcataatcatatatagtacgaggagcaggattctgatttattaGATCTgcggcaaccacaggaggtaactgattattctgattttcagccatccccTCAGTTGTAGTTTGACTATCATTCTCTTGCCCTTCCTCTATATAtcgtaggcttcgccttatttctcttcggtctcTGCAAGCtgtgctttcgatctcactatcaaaaagtagaggtcctgacgggtttcttctagtcataaactacaaAAACCTGCTAgaagcaaataaaataaaattttaataatttaagcaaaaataaatttaaattgcaataaaaataaatggctaaagtaataaaaattaagtgttcctaatatcttagtccccggcaacggtgccaaaaacttgatgttcgtgataagttttatatttataattgatcgtatttgaaaactaactattatcacgataaaggcaaccacacctatcgaacagtagtatagcttatagcaagaccggaatgtcgaacccataggaactaaaagtactaatattaatcttctttttattatctaacctaaaaataaagggatttgttttatctaaactaattaactaaactaagaatgcacaggaagtaaattggggaaatacttttgggaaaactgattgatttagacaatacccaaggaagaatccatttagacttcacttgttatttgactctaaactagacaatttattcacttgactcgatccgtaaaaatccctaatttatattattatttctctcgagactaacaacttctaaccctaggttgattaattgaaatctatttctaattaaaacccctagtgttgtattaacttgatctatgaattcccttattaggtttgaccctaatccagcagatttatgtcaccctatgtctaggggtgcaatcaactccgcttaattatgctagatctactcttagagggacttttgctcctctgaataagcacatcaatactttgaatcaatatcctggaatattaaagtaagaattaagaatacataattaagaacaaattaagtatttatcatataattcagaaaatagtaacaagatccgtcttaggtttcatcccccttatatatttagggaatttagttcatatgcgtgaaagaaaacatcttagaagaataataataacaaaacataaagaaacccaaaaacccctgaaggaaattgaagggagatcttcagtcttgaaggagaatccgacttctgagatgaatcaatcggctttttTTGAGTAATTCTTTGCCTCCCACTTCGTGTATTCCCTTTAGGTGCGTCCCtcaggtgtttatataggctttagaatgcttcaaaaccctcaaaaatggccttttccgagtagaactagacttgggctcgatagggacacagCCATATGCCACGCCCGTGTGGGGTGGCTTAGGCCGTATTAAATTTGCTAAATAGACACGGGCatatggtctacccgtgtgaggaagtccaagcagtgttgatttcccacgttgacctattttctccgtttttggtgtTTCTCGctatttttactctcctatgctcatagattaggagcatcaaattccacaaatctaatgataattcatccaaaaatgtgttaagcatgagataaaaatatgtataaattacgacttatcagcAAGTATGTCAAATGGTTAAATGGTTATCAACATGATATTTACTTGTATGTTTGACCGCAATGGTATAATGGAAGTAATGTTTATGCATAAGTTGTGTTAAATGCTTAGTAAAGAGTATTGAATTATGGAATTTCGCTTGGTTGAATGAATGAAAGTAATAACCTGTACAAATGAGTAGATGGAATAGGTACCAATTTGGACCATCTAGAAATAGACAATCACGTTGTGACATCGGACCTCTATCATTGTGACGAGATCTTGTGAGTGAGTTACGACGAAGAACTCTTGAAGTCACGACATTAACctgaaattttgaattctttgaaaTTTGGTCTTATTTCAATCTCGGGTTaacaaaagagctttcgtaagctcgtataagactTGAAAATGGTTACTTATCTTGCGATACGTatgttttaattgtatttgaatgcGTAATGGTTTTGAATTGAGTATAATTAatcatagttgctttagtaaagAATATGGCATCTTGTAGCTCAAATCTAGAGACTGGTCAGGTATCAGGGTGTTACAGTGTTCCTTTGGTAAGAACATGTTGAATAGACTTGTTGTATGTACTTGTTGGAGCAAGTTTGATATCAAACCCACGTTTGTGGCACTTTACCCGACGTCCAATCAATCTCTGAAGTGTTGTTGGCTTGAGCCTTATAACCGCAGTTCCAGTGTGAAATTTTCCCTAAAATAGTTTTGCTTACTAAAAATTGTTATAACACACTCTCAATTTTTAGTAATTTAAATGTTTTGCCAAAAAAATGTTCATAAACCCCACAATCACATTAAAAAATGCAACTCACTATAAATAGATTGAACTTGTATAGCATCATTTAAGCGTTCATTTCAATTTACTTAAAAATGAGGATAGTATATTGTCTTTATCTTTAACCATTATAATCTTCTATATGTGGCTTCGATCTTGAAGTCTTTTCAGTATAATGGACTCACATATTTTCTAGTTTTTTTTTAATAGGTATCAcattatttttctttgttttatttatattgtaaacccatgttgaaattgacAGTGCATGGAAATGATAAACAATTTGTTGCTCAAACTTTTTGTTTGGCAATATGCAACAAATGATGTTACAGGTGGAGCAAAACTCCTAGCACTAACATTCTTCGTCTTTGGCATTTTTGGTAAAATGCTACAACAAACAAAGTTTTCCATAGCAAAACAAATAATGATAACATGAAACTCAAGAAAAGAAGCAAATAAACATACTTCGCTTAACATTGTCAAATGTCAATAACAAAATATGCCTCCAACTTCTCTTTATGACAAAACAAATTTCAACAAACACTTAATAATTAACAACCAATTTTTTTTACTAGGTAACTCCCTTTGCCTTATTTTCCTCTCACATTTTAGCAAATATGCAAGGAGGGAAGGACTACAATGTTGCCCTCTTTAGAttatttatttactaaatgacCATGTTTATTCTTTTATTGATAAAGTTGACGTTGTGAATTGAGAAATTGAGCTCAACTTTAAACATTCAAGTGTTCTAGCCCTTTGTGTAACATCTAAAGTTGGAGCTAGGATAATTGTTTCAAAAGGGGTTTCAACAAGTTCTACAAACATTTCTTCTTTAGGACCAATTTTATCTACAAGTTGAGTGATGACATTGACATGCTTGACTATCTTTAGGTTATCAAAGAGCTTGAGGTTTTAAATAGGAGGCTCAAAATAATCTTTGTTAAGTTTGAATAAAGGATGCTCATTGTCTAAATGTGCATGGCCCGACAAGATTGGTAGGACTATGCAATGGGCATTTTGTTGGCCTTGCAATCTATAATGCACCAAATCCTTCCTAACAAACATGTTTGAGATATGAAAAAAAAAGCCACTATATTCCACAAGTAGCGCAATATTTGAATGCCAACCGACTCTTAAAGAAGTTTGAGTTTGAGCTCTAAAATTGTTTATTTAGGTTGATATAATAGTTATATGTGCTTTTATATActcatattatttatatattaaaaatacataaaataaaaattatactcatatataacttaaaattagaaatgaTTAATGTGAACAtccataaagaaattaaacaaaCATTGCAAAATAGTTATAAATACTAATTTAATTTAAGAGAAATAATAACAGTCAAATTTTTGAAACCAAGTCTTTTGTCGGTAAGGGTGAGTTTTGTTTAGTTggattgaatttttctttttaaattttcaaaccgTCCATAATAATGTGGTTTGGTTCAATTTTCTTATTAATTTTGACATTTGAATATTATTTAGTAAAGTTTCAAAGTCTTTCTCATAAATATCTTTTTTAAATAACACttatattgtatttttaaatgcttttGCATACACTTTTAAGttattttcactatttcaaaTGTAAAATATTTGTCTACatcataaaaaaatcaaaacaaattctaaattaaatgaaaaaaatcaaTTTGGTATCCACAACTTTTTAACTTATATTTTATAAATCGCCCAAACACCTCAATTTAGATTGATTTTGCTTAATTCTCAACCCTGAGAAATTGCTTCAAATCGAATTTCAAGTTTTAATGGGTTTattgtaaaaacataaaaataaaaagctTAATTCAACAAGAGACCCTTATATTATGCTCTTTGTTTTAGgcacctaaacttttttttttttgtcgaaCCGAATATCTAAAGTTGGAGCTAAGATAATTGTTTCAAAAGGGGTTTCAACAAGTTCTACAAACATTTCTTCTTTAGGACCAATTTTATCTACAAGTTGAGTGATGACATTGACATGCTTGACTATCTTTAGGTTATCAAAGAGCTTGAGGTTTTAAATAGGAGGCTCAAAATAATCTTCGTTAAGTTTGAATAAGGGATGCTTATTGTCTAAATGTGCATGGCCCGACAAGATTGGTAGGACTATGCAATGGGCATTTTGTTGGCCTTGCAATCTATAATGCACCAAATCCTTCCTAACAAACATGTTGgagatataaaaaaaaaagcCACTATATTCCACAAGTAGCGCAATATTTGAATGCCAACCGAATATCTAAACTTTATTCCATAATCAAAGTTGCCCCCTATTGTTACACTCCTTTAAAAAAAGGTCAGAGCCAATTAGGAAGCGCCACGTTCATATGTTActaaaaactaattaaataaaaaagttatattaatattaagtaaaataaaaaatggaGGAGAAAGTGAACTTAAATGGAGTGTCAACTAGATTGTTCCATCAACCTCTAAAGTCATGATTGGACTATTGTTCCAAGAACCACACTATGAACATTTCGTAGATTAAAACGGAATCGATGATCAACCACATTTCCATGGTGAAAGGCTTAAGGAACATTCATATTGAGCTCACTGGCTTCGTTAGAACTATCTTGTCTAACCCTGATGCTTCATATGGTTGAGTAAATTTTGCTATAGTTGTTCTATGGTTGAGTTATGTTGCATTAGGGAGAGAAACGTAAGAGaggtgtttttattttatttaatattaatataattattatttaattatattttaatgatGTTGTGCTTCCTGATTGACTTTGACTTTTTTTAATGGTAGGAGCCAACTCTAGTTATGGAATAAAGTTTAGATACCTAACTCAAACAAAGGAAATAGTTAAAGGGACTCTCGTTAAATTTaaccaaaagaaaaagaaaaagaaatccaaAAGCAATCTACATATTAGATGGGCTTTAATGTTCTGATGAGTTCCAAAAATTAGCGGATCTGGTCCTTCCTTACCAATCATTCAAAGACTGAAATAGGAATCAAAGCCCAAACCCAAAAATGTCGAGAGGAAAATAAACCTACGTCTTGTAAATCAGCGATTATAAAAGGCTCACAGTTAGGGTTTTAATCGTTTCTACAGCTCAAcgcctctctctctctctctctctctctctctctctcttcaaCAAGCCGGCGAGGGAAGGAAAACCGGAGAGGGTGAAAAATGCCAGCTGGTCACGGTCTCCGATCTCGGACCAGGGATCTGTTTTCCAGACCCTTCAGAAAGAAGGGTTACATCCCATTGTCCACTTATCTCAGGACCTACAAGATTGGTGACTATGTGGACGTCAAGGTAAATGGCGCCGTTCACAAGGGCATGCCCCACAAATTCTACCATGGCCGCACTGGTCGTGTCTGGAACGTCACCAAGCGCGCCATCGGCGTTGAGGTCAACAAGCAGGTACTGAAACAACGgtgattttagtttttatttgtgGGTTTTTCTTTGTTTGATGGACTTTCGGTGTATGAATCGTTTTGGGGGTTTTCAGTTTCATTTTGCTTTATGTATtatgtttatttgtatttttGGGTCTCCATTTCATTGTTAAATGATTCATCCTACTAAGTCCCGATATAGTATGTAAAGATGTAGCTAATTTAGCAGATTATGTGCAATAAGTTTCTTGTTTCTGAATGCTGTTTGCTGATGTTTTCTATGTGGTTGGAATTGTTTATTCTGATTATCAGATTGGATTTGTTTATCCACTTATAGTAATCTGTTCGGTATGTATATTATGAAAATCCATTTTGAAATATGGTGTGCTGCTATTTCAAAGTTAGATTTCCTTGTGTACATTACTACTTTCAGCAATAGTGTAGCCCCTTTGTCATGTTGGAGTTGCTGTTGAAGgggaaaaaatatgtataatcaCTCTTTTGGGATGAGCTTAGTTTATATATTTCAATAAGTCGACTTATCATGTTGATTAAATGGGACGCAACACCCCAGCGTTTCAGCGGTGATCATGTGAACAATATTGCAATCTTCACTTGTTGCTATCGGGCCTTTTTATATTCTTTTCCCGGCTGATTTTTTCAAGCTTGTGCACTGTATGGGGGGTTGGAAATTTGTGTAATTGTTGTATTAATATGCTTCCGGATTTCAGGTGGGTAACCGGATTATCAGGAAGAGGATTCATGTCAGAGTGGAGCATGTTCAGCCTTCAAGGTGCACTGAGGAATTCAAACTGAGGAAGATAAAGAATGATCAGCTCAAGGCAGAGGCCAAGGCAAAGGGTGAGGTGATTAGCACAAAGAGGCAGCCTGAGGGCCCAAAACCTGGTTTCATGGTCGAGGGTGCGATGTTGGAAACGGTTACTCCCATTCCATATGATGTTGTTAATGATCTCAAGGGTGGCTACTAGATCTACTCTGTTTTTTGGTTTATTCTTGGCATAAGTTAAGTAAGCTTTGTTAGTTATCTTGGATGTGTTGCTTACGTTTTGTAGTTTATTTTGAAGAGTTACTGCTTCTGCAAAGATTTTAATCTTATGAATCATTTTATTTTAGAGATAAAGTTGCCTAATGAagtatattttgtatgtttgtttcTCTTTTCTATATTCTTCAAAATGATAGCTTTTGGTTTGGTATCACTATGCTTTCCATGCATATCCAAATATTTGGTATTATTGTGCACATACAAATAttgattttttttcccttttaacATTTCTTTATAACAAATTTTGAAGTAACAACTGATCTGTTCCTCTTAGCATGTTTTTAAGATAGTGACTTTATGCAAATAGGATTATGTTGTTGTATGTATCTTGACTCTTGAATAAAATGGTTTTTTTGctatattatttttcttcaagTTTTTTGCTTTGTTGTGAGAATGTAATAAGATGCTTTTTACATTAATTTTATTCTCCCATTATGCTTTAAATgtcttttatcttttttttttataaatgtttAAATTAGTATTTTGTTTTAATTGGTTTTTTATATACCAACAAGGAAAAGAGTTTCAATTTGCATATACATGtgatttgaatgatttttttAATGTTTGCGCAAATGAATTGATGCTCATGCATGTATACTTATTGATATGATGTTTAATGCATAACATTGGTGGGTTTGGATGCATTGAATTTCATGAATGTATTGAAAGAATAGATACGCTATTTGCAAGTAAAGTTGAGCGGTACCAGAAGCAGTGTCAACTGCTTCACGCATAAATGATGAATAATGTACAACATAGTGATATGTTTACATAGTTTGATTTATCCACGTCAACATGATGTTGCCCATAGAGAGTATCCACTAATTTAATACCTCGAACAAAAATAGATTATAAGTTCTAATACTCACTAGTTTAGAGTCATACTTTTGCACTTAAGATCTAGTTCACTCACTTCTAAATTTTCAAGTAAAATCTGACATTTAAtgcattaaaaaaaaacaaaaaaaaaagctccTTGATGAACAAAAATAAGTGCTCATGGGCTAGGTCGGGCTCAAACAAAATTTTAGACTCCTTTGTTAGGTTTGTATCAAAAAATAGTCTTAAAATTCCAAATCTGGCCCATATAAAATGTTAAAACTTGGGTTGAGCCCAAATACTATCAAACTCgagcttaacccaaattttagaATTCGATACTCAGCTTCAGCTCGTTCGAACATCTAGTTTTATGCTCGAGCTTGGCTCGAGCTATAATCGAGCTTCTCAATTTCGAGCTTGATTAAGCTCGTTTATCAATTTTTGTTCTTGAGCTTGATTCGATAATTAAACTTAgagttaataatatatattagaggtaataaagtaatttaataatataaataacaaaACTTGATAAGGCTCATAAGCTGTTTGAGTCAAGTATTTCTAAACTCAAATTTAGCTCAAACTTAGCTCAATACTTACTGAATCGTGTtcgattttattttaaaattaaacttgAGTAACTTGCGAGCAGTAATATTTCATTTACATCCCTACTCAACCTAACTTGCCGTACTTGAATAACTTTTCTTAATGAATTTCAGGTTTTAATGGGTCTTTTGCAAAAACAAGACAAAAATCCAAAACGAGAAATCTACATATTAGATGGCCTTTTATGCCCGGATGAGCTCCTACAATGGCGGATCTGGTCCTTCGTTCTCAATCATTCAAAGAATGAAATAGGAATCAAAGCCCAAACCCAAAAATGTCGAGAGAAAGATAAACCTGACCAAAAAAGCGACTATAAAAGGATCATAGTTAGGGTTTTAATCGTCCCTACAGCTCAACGCCTCTATCTCTATCTTCTACAAGCCGGCGAGGAAAGGAAAACCTGAGAGGGTGAAAAATGCCAGCTGGTCACGGTCTCCGATCTCGGACTAGGGATCTGTTTTCCAGACCCTTCAGAAAGAAGGGTTACATCCCATTGTCCACTTACCTCAGGACCTACAAGATCGGTGACTATGTTGACGTCAAGGTAAATGGTGCCGTTCACAAGGGTATGCCCCACAAGTTCTACCATGGCCGCACTGGTCGTGTCTGGAACGTCACCAAGCGCGCCATCGGCGTTGAGGTCAACAAGCAGGTACTGTTTTGGGGGTTTTGGTGTACGAATCGTTTTGGGGGTTTTCAGTTTCATTTTTGCTTGATGTATTATGTTTATTTGTACTTTGGGTTTCGATTTCACTACGATTTATCCAACTAAGTCCCAATACAGCATTTTATGTGCAATAAGTTTCTTGTTTCTGAATGCTGTTTGCTGATGTTTTCTATGTGGTTGGAATTGTTTATTCTGATTATCAGATTGGATTTGTTTATCCACTTATAGTAATCTGTTCGGTATGTATATTATGAAAATCCATTTTGAAATATGGTGTGCTGCTATTTCAAAGTTAGATTTCCTTGTGTACATTACTACTTTCAGCAATAGTGTAGCCCCTTTGTCATGTTGGAGTTGCTGTTGAAGgggaaaaaatatgtataatcaCTCTTTTGGGATGAGCTTAGTTTATATATTTCAATAAGTCGACTTATCATGTTGATTAAATGGGACGCAACACCCCAGCGTTTCAGCGGTGATCATGTGAACAATATTGCAATCTTCACTTGTTGCTATCGGGCCTTTTTATATTCTTTTCCCGGCTGATTTTTTCAAGCTTGTGCACTGTATGGGGGGTTGGAAATTTGTGTAATTGTTGTATTAATATGCTTCCGGATTTCAGGTGGGTAACCGGATTATCAGGAAGAGGATTCATGTCAGAGTGGAGCATGTTCAGCCTTCAAGGTGCACTGAGGAATTCAAACTGAGGAAGATAAAGAATGATCAGCTCAAGGCAGAGGCCAAGGCAAAGGGTGAGGTGATTAGCACAAAGAGGCAGCCTGAGGGCCCAAAACCTGGTTTCATGGTCGAGGGTGCGATGTTGGAAACTGTTACTCCCATTCCATACGATGTTGTTAATGATCTCAAGGGTGGCTACTAGTTCTACTCTGTTTTTTTTGTCTTGCTGTTTTTGGTTTACCCTTTGCATAACTTAAGTAAGCCTTGATAGTTATTTTGGATGTGTTGTTTTCTATTTGTAGTTCATTTGAAGAATTACTgcttttgaaaagattttaatcTTATCAATCATTTTAATTTAGTGATAAAAGGAATTCCTTCAATTGTTTTTGCATTATATAAGTACGTGATTGAATGACGTAATTAACCAAAAAAATCCTTGGTTTTGTTGCACACTTTTACCACCATCTCACGTTCCAGCCCATCAAGCAATATTTCCACACATGGCGCATTCTGTGAGTATTTTTCACATTTAATGGCGGAGTGAACGCACTATTTTTGTTtgctttatattatattttttgttatttatgtttgaaaacttgtgttcttattttattaagaagtgatttttttttttgtctcctTTTGCTTTTCGTTTTTGACTAAAAAATAACAATTTTCATATTTGTTGAATCTGAGCGTTTAGAGGATCAGCAGTCTCATAGATATTAATTACTGCTCCTTCTACATTGACTGCTTCTCAGAAGTCATAACTTGGCTGGAAACAAGGTCAATGTCAGTTATACGAATTTTGTTATCTTCTTTATCATCTGAGGAGGCTTCTTTCTTATGTGCTCCATTCGAAGTCTCTTGCAATAACTCATTTGTCTCTTGTAACTTGAGCTTTTCTTCAGTAGTAGAAGAGGCTTGATGATCTCCTGATCCATTTGCATCTTGTGATAATCTATCATTTGCTAACTGAGATGCAAAACGAGTCATGTACTGCCACCATCTAGAGACCGTTGCAGAAGTTCTCCATACTCCTTCCTTACTATGGAGATAGATGGGCCTTTTGTTACAATCTGAAACTAAAGATGCAAACTTCTCAACCTGTTTTATTGAAGGTGCAGTTCCAACCTCTACTGGAAATCTTATAAATTCAACTTTCCCAGGTGAGATAGCATCATTCATGGCTGCTTGATAAAAGTTTAATAGTCTCAGCTCTTAGATCAACAATGGTTTTAAATCCTCTGTCAACGAACCATGTCAGACCTTCCTCTGTCAATTGACCACCCATCCAAAAGGCTTTCTGACAATCTTTAGACTCTATCTCTTCTTTGGAGGTGGACAAACAAACAGACTGCCAATTTGCAAACAATGTATGGCATGGATGGTCATCCTTGCGAGGAAAACCTAAATCATAACAAGCATTTTTCAACCTTCGCAACCTCCTCCAGACATGCAGGCTTCGAGAATCATCAGGTGTCAAACAATAGTTTTTAagtgaaaatggaaaagaaaaaaagaaaaagaaaagaaaagagacgAATGATTTTTCTTTTCCAGTTCAAggtgtaattaatttaataattttaattaattaaatttatttaattaaaaatctattctcATTCTAGCCGTACATTTAAGTTAGTATTTAAAACGTATTTGAATTGTTATTAGAAAGGTACGGAGTTTAACGATAAAGTGATAACATCATAACAAAAcgataatataaattattaaaatataatattttaaacaaaaataactatttttataatttatctttTAATGGCGAGCCTTGACGTTACCTTTGGTATTGGTTCATCTCCGCATTACTCTCCAAGATAGGCTTCAAGGAACTTCGATGGCTACTAAACTTGTACCAGGAAGTCAGAAATGAAAATCCACCTCTGCATAATTGTCGAACGTTTATATAATTTTTGCTCTCTAAATGCGTATTATTCCTAGTATTGTCTAGCATCGCTGTTAGCATCATAAAGTCCTTCTGATAGATCCCGCTAGCAACAA from Gossypium arboreum isolate Shixiya-1 chromosome 9, ASM2569848v2, whole genome shotgun sequence includes the following:
- the LOC108456958 gene encoding 60S ribosomal protein L21-1-like — protein: MPAGHGLRSRTRDLFSRPFRKKGYIPLSTYLRTYKIGDYVDVKVNGAVHKGMPHKFYHGRTGRVWNVTKRAIGVEVNKQVGNRIIRKRIHVRVEHVQPSRCTEEFKLRKIKNDQLKAEAKAKGEVISTKRQPEGPKPGFMVEGAMLETVTPIPYDVVNDLKGGY
- the LOC108456957 gene encoding 60S ribosomal protein L21-1-like — protein: MPAGHGLRSRTRDLFSRPFRKKGYIPLSTYLRTYKIGDYVDVKVNGAVHKGMPHKFYHGRTGRVWNVTKRAIGVEVNKQVGNRIIRKRIHVRVEHVQPSRCTEEFKLRKIKNDQLKAEAKAKGEVISTKRQPEGPKPGFMVEGAMLETVTPIPYDVVNDLKGGY